In Jaculus jaculus isolate mJacJac1 chromosome 11, mJacJac1.mat.Y.cur, whole genome shotgun sequence, the following proteins share a genomic window:
- the LOC101602469 gene encoding riboflavin kinase-like produces the protein MRSLPSFCRGQVVRGFGRGSKQLGIPTANFPEQVVDSLPADVSTGIYYGWASVGSGDVHKMVVSIGWNPYYKNVKKSMETHIIHTFKEDFYGEILNVAIVGYLRPEKNFDSLEALISAIQGDIEEAKIRLDLPEHWKLKDDNFFQISKGKIMNGH, from the coding sequence ATGCGCAGCCTGCCGAGCTTCTGCCGCGGCCAGGTGGTGCGGGGCTTCGGCCGCGGCTCCAAGCAGCTGGGCATCCCCACGGCGAATTTTCCTGAACAAGTAGTAGACAGTCTTCCAGCTGATGTGTCCACTGGCATTTATTATGGTTGGGCCAGTGTTGGAAGTGGAGATGTCCATAAGATGGTGGTGAGCATCGGATGGAACCCATACTACAAGAATGTTAAGAAGTCCATGGAAACCCACATCATCCACACCTTCAAAGAGGACTTCTATGGGGAAATTCTCAATGTGGCCATTGTTGGCTACCTCAGACCAGAGAAGAACTTTGATTCTTTAGAGGCACTCATTTCAGCAATTCAAGGTGATATTGAGGAAGCTAAGATACGACTAGATTTACCAGAGCATTGGAAACTCAAAGATGacaatttcttccagatttctaaAGGCAAAATTATGAATGGCCATTGA